Proteins from one Eubalaena glacialis isolate mEubGla1 chromosome 8, mEubGla1.1.hap2.+ XY, whole genome shotgun sequence genomic window:
- the LOC133096145 gene encoding LOW QUALITY PROTEIN: transcriptional enhancer factor TEF-4-like (The sequence of the model RefSeq protein was modified relative to this genomic sequence to represent the inferred CDS: deleted 1 base in 1 codon): protein MGEPWAGAPLDNGSGWTGSEEGSEEGTGSSDGAGGDRAPDAEGGWSPDIEQSFQEALAIYPPCGQQKIILSDEGKMYGRNELIARYIKLRTEQTRTRKQVSSHIQVLARRKSREIQSKLKALNVDQVSKDKAFQTMATMSSAQLISAPCLQAKLGPAGPQAPELFQFWSGGSGPPWNVLDVKPFSQTPFSLSLTPPSTDLLGYEPPQALSSPALPLPAPSPPAWQAWALGTARLQLVEFSAFVEPPDAADSYQRHLFVHISQHCPSPRAPPFESVDVWQIYDKFPEKKGGLRELYDHGPPHAFFLVKFWVDLNWGPSGEEVGAGGSSGGFYGVSSQYESLEHMTLTCSSKTERAQLEDGRFVYRLLHSPMCEYLVNFLHKLRQLPERYMMNSVLENFTILQVVTNRDTQELLLCTTYVFEVSTSEQGAQHHIYCLVRD from the exons ATGGGGGAACCCTGGGCTGGGGCCCCCCTGGACAATGGCAGTGGCTGGACAGGAAGTGAGGAAGGAAGCGAGGAGGGCACTGGCAGCAGTGATGGGGCGGGGGGAGACAGGGCCCCAGACGCAGAGGGTGGCTGGAGTCCAGACATCGAGCAGAGCTTCCAGGAGGCCCTGGCCATCTACCCACCCTGTGGCCAGCAGAAAATCATCCTGTCCGATGAAGGCAAGATGTATGGTCGGAATGAACTGATTGCCCGCTACATCAAGCTGAGAACAGAGCAGACTCGAACTCGCAAACAGGTCTCTAGTCATATCCAGGTTTTGGCCCGAAGGAAATCGAGGGAAATCCAGTCCAAGCTCAAGGCCCTGAATGTGGACCAGGTTTCCAAGGACAAGGCTTTCCAGACAATGGCCACCATGTCCTCAGCCCAGCTCATCTCAGCACCTTGCCTGCAGGCCAAACTTGGTCCCGCCGGTCCTCAGGCCCCAGAGCTTTTCCAGTTTTGGTCGGGGGGTTCTGGGCCCCCCTGGAATGTTCTAGATGTGAAGCCATTCTCGCAGACACCGTTCTCCTTGTCACTGACTCCTCCATCTACTGACCTCCTAGGGTATGAGCCCCCCCAAGCCCTCTCATCTCCTGCTTTGCCCCTACCTGCCCCATCACCCCCAGCCTGGCAGGCTTGGGCTCTGGGCACTGCTCGGTTGCAGCTGGTGGAGTTCTCGGCCTTTGTGGAACCTCCAGATGCAGCTGACTCTTACCAGAGGCACCTGTTTGTACACATCAGCCAGCACTGCCCCAGCCCCAGAGCGCCCCCCTTCGAGAGTGTGGACGTCTGGCAGATCTATGACAAATTCCCTGAGAAAAAGGGTGGTCTGCGGGAGCTGTATGATCATGGGCCCCCG CATGCCTTCTTCCTGGTCAAGTTCTGGGTGGACCTGAACTGGGGCCCGAGTGGCGAGGAGGTGGGGGCCGGCGGTAGCAGTGGTGGCTTCTATGGAGTAAGCAGCCAGTATGAGAGCCTGGAGCACATGACCCTCACCTGTTCCTCCAAGACAGAGCGTGCCCAGCTGGAGGACGGGAGGTTCGTGTACCGCCTGCTGCACTCACCCATGTGTGAGTACCTGGTGAATTTTCTGCACAAGCTGCGGCAGCTGCCCGAGCGCTATATGATGAACAGTGTCCTGGAGAACTTCACCATCCTCCAGGTGGTGACAAACAGAGACACCCAGGAACTGCTGCTCTGCACCACCTATGTCTTCGAGGTCTCCACCAGTGAGCAGGGGGCCCAGCACCACATTTATTGCCTGGTCAGGGACTGA